The following coding sequences lie in one Brettanomyces bruxellensis chromosome 6, complete sequence genomic window:
- the IMP3 gene encoding Small subunit (SSU) processome component (BUSCO:EOG09264Y0W) has translation MPRKLKFHEQKLLKKVNFLEWKQDQGHRDAAVMSTYHLQNREEYHRYNKLCGQVRKLARKLALLSPQDPYRIKHEQLLLDKLYRMGVLPTTSKISDLENKVTVSAFCRRRIAVVMCRLKMAQNVSDAVKFVEQGHVRVGPDVITDAAFLVTRNMEDYLTWVDNSKIKRNVLKYKNKLDDFNLV, from the coding sequence ATGCCAAGAAAACTTAAATTCCATGAGCAGAAGCTCTTAAAGAAAGTGAACTTCCTAGAATGGAAGCAGGACCAAGGACACAGAGATGCTGCGGTTATGAGCACATACCATTTGCAGAATAGAGAAGAATATCACAGATACAATAAACTATGTGGGCAGGTCCGCAAACTTGCGAGAAAGCTCGCATTGCTCTCGCCTCAGGATCCATACCGGATAAAGCACGAACAGCTTTTATTGGACAAACTCTATAGGATGGGTGTTTTGCCAACTACTTCAAAGATTTCTGATCTCGAAAACAAGGTCACGGTAAGCGCGTtttgcagaagaagaatagCTGTTGTGATGTGCCGGTTGAAAATGGCACAGAATGTGTCTGATGCAgtgaaatttgttgaacAAGGACATGTTAGAGTTGGTCCAGATGTTATAACAGATGCTGCATTTCTTGTAACACGGAATATGGAAGACTATTTGACTTGGGTTGACAATAGCAAGATCAAGCGGAATGTCCTCAAATACAAGAATAAGCTTGACGATTTCAATCTCGTCTGA
- a CDS encoding uncharacterized protein (SECRETED:SignalP(1-18)), protein MLFTKALTLLSVVSCVLAAPGSIPKFIDEYENQKPISSDEFENGDFSGTLRTYKVKAPERYGCEGMMREGQERYQVASLQLRLKQFDKDGNLVKVKVKEDIFALEPASLSDMTSVNESLMDEMDQEFDLQVDDEKEEAIVARPVKEMSRIEYYEGGEKVKARAGRRHCHMPAAVENSVLVPGRILAVKLIGKGDHDDGSGEAYSIFLKNDLQKLDTPLPKKHGVSDSAQIAIWLTVTALFVAVLAYGVVVFVKRMTSASHDYIKVSQKEQMVQEKATK, encoded by the coding sequence ATGCTTTTCACCAAAGCTTTGACCTTGCTTAGTGTAGTCAGCTGTGTGCTTGCAGCTCCCGGATCAATCCCGAAATTCATAGATGAGTACGAGAATCAAAAACCAATAAGTTCGGACGAGTTTGAAAATGGAGACTTTTCGGGAACGTTACGGACATACAAAGTGAAGGCACCGGAGAGATATGGATGTGAAGGAATGATGAGAGAAGGACAAGAACGCTATCAAGTTGCCAGTCTACAGCTTAGGTTAAAACAGTTTGACAAGGATGGAAACTTGGTGAAGGTGAAGGTTAAGGAAGATATATTTGCACTCGAGCCAGCCTCTCTATCTGACATGACGAGTGTGAATGAGTCCTTGATGGATGAAATGGATCAGGAGTTTGATTTACaggttgatgatgaaaaagaggagGCTATAGTTGCCCGTCCTGTGAAAGAGATGAGCAGAATCGAGTATTACGAAGGTGGAGAGAAGGTGAAGGCACGGGCTGGCAGGCGTCATTGTCACATGCCTGCTGCCGTGGAAAACTCGGTGTTGGTTCCAGGCCGTATTTTGGCTGTTAAGCTTATTGGAAAGGGTGATCATGACGATGGATCGGGTGAAGCTTATTCGATCTTCTTGAAGAACGATCTTCAGAAACTAGACACGCCACTTCCAAAGAAGCACGGTGTCAGTGATTCAGCTCAGATAGCCATATGGCTCACAGTGACTGCATTATTTGTTGCTGTTTTAGCCTATGGAGTTGTCGTTTTTGTCAAAAGAATGACTTCTGCTTCTCACGATTACATCAAAGTGAGCCAGAAAGAGCAGATGGTTCAGGAAAAAGCCACAAAATGA